The Nocardia sp. BMG51109 nucleotide sequence CCGGGGAGCGCTACGCCGATGTGATCGTGTTCTGGGTGCCGTCGGAGTCGGACAAGCTTGCCCTGGTGCAGGATCCGGATTCGCCGTTCTTCAGCACGCCGCATTTCGACGGCCATCTGTCGGTCCTGTTGCGCGGCAGCAGGATCGGGGAACTCGGGCTGGACGAGCTGACCGAGGTGGTGCAGGATGCGTGGCTGTCGCGCGCCTCGGCGGCCCGGGCGAAACGCTGGCTGGCCGAACATGGTTCGTGACCAGGTCCCGGAATTGTCCGGCGGCGGGGCTTGACCTCGAGTGTGGTTGAGGGTAGAGGCTGCGGGCATGACGCAGACAGCAGAGTTCTGGAATTCGGTGTACGACGACGACACCGCCCCCTGGGTGATCGGCGAGCCGCAACCGGCGATCGTGGCGCTCGAGCAGGAGGGACGCATCACCGGCCGGGTGCTCGATCCGGGCACCGGCGCGGGCGAGCACACGATCCTGCTCACCCGCCTCGGCTACGACGTGCTCGGCGTCGACCTGTCGCCCAGCGCGGTCGCCTACGCCCAGCGCAACGCCGCCGGCAAGGGCGTGCCCGCGGCGCGGTTCCGGGTCTTCGACGCCGTGCGCGCGGGCCGGGAGCCGGAGGTCGCCGCGGAACTGGGTGTCTTCGACACGATCGTCGACAGCGCGCTGTTCCACATCTTCGGCGACGACCCCGCGACGCGCGCCGATTACGTGCGGGCCCTGCACGCCCTGTGCACACCGGGCGGATTCGTCCACGTGCTCGCGCTGTCGACCGTCGAACCCG carries:
- a CDS encoding MmcQ/YjbR family DNA-binding protein; translation: MVRRARVDDVHELAGAMPHVTVEYGPQGNAIYQVGRKSFVFFRTPRPDAFDPGTGERYADVIVFWVPSESDKLALVQDPDSPFFSTPHFDGHLSVLLRGSRIGELGLDELTEVVQDAWLSRASAARAKRWLAEHGS
- a CDS encoding class I SAM-dependent methyltransferase encodes the protein MTQTAEFWNSVYDDDTAPWVIGEPQPAIVALEQEGRITGRVLDPGTGAGEHTILLTRLGYDVLGVDLSPSAVAYAQRNAAGKGVPAARFRVFDAVRAGREPEVAAELGVFDTIVDSALFHIFGDDPATRADYVRALHALCTPGGFVHVLALSTVEPGFGPRISDTLIRESFGAGWELEELRPDRYHGRVTELTAEEVAKHGLTTTADGAVDTAAWLARIRRL